A single Gemmatimonadota bacterium DNA region contains:
- a CDS encoding pyridoxal-phosphate dependent enzyme, with amino-acid sequence MSVLGLTCTRCNAQYPLAPMFFGCPACVEEAGSGADEAGGEADEAGAGAAALTVAYDYPAIASELNVEDWGRGGHGIWRFDALLPLPDPAAQISLGEGNTALVRPRAVCEAAGLSNLYIKNETTNPTWAFKDRFHASSVSMARSLGYSRVTASTTGNHGASAAAYCAAAEMDSCIILCHPESSMLQRDMIALYGGHAFVLEDRFQYLDTLIRDHGFYPSTTMTPMPTGTPFGIEGYKTIAFEIFVQLGGRIPDRMFCPIAAGDALFGPWKGFNELRALDLVDRHPVMHGVQPAGCNPYVQSFQQGRGDVIVHPDPSSIALSIRDDTGGPLALGAIYDSGGDATDVTEDEIIEAVRLLARSGYLVEPSSAASVAGAIKAARTGRLASDETVVCLVTGSGAKWPEVMAELADQDAPVEPAWEEIVARAGLAGGAA; translated from the coding sequence ATGTCCGTTCTCGGCCTCACCTGTACCCGGTGTAATGCCCAATATCCTCTGGCGCCGATGTTCTTCGGCTGTCCCGCTTGCGTAGAAGAGGCAGGGAGCGGCGCGGACGAGGCAGGGGGCGAAGCGGACGAGGCAGGGGCCGGCGCGGCTGCGCTGACCGTGGCATACGACTACCCGGCGATCGCGTCCGAACTGAACGTGGAGGACTGGGGCCGGGGCGGTCATGGTATCTGGCGATTCGACGCCCTGCTGCCGCTGCCGGATCCGGCGGCGCAGATCTCCCTGGGCGAAGGTAACACGGCCCTCGTGCGGCCCCGGGCGGTGTGCGAGGCTGCCGGTTTATCGAACCTGTACATCAAGAACGAGACGACCAATCCCACCTGGGCCTTCAAGGACCGGTTCCACGCGTCCTCGGTCTCCATGGCGCGATCCCTGGGCTACAGCCGGGTCACGGCCAGTACCACGGGCAATCACGGCGCCTCGGCCGCGGCCTATTGCGCCGCCGCGGAGATGGACTCCTGCATCATCCTCTGCCATCCCGAATCATCCATGCTGCAGCGGGACATGATCGCCCTGTACGGCGGCCACGCCTTCGTGCTGGAAGACCGCTTTCAGTACCTGGACACGCTGATCCGGGACCATGGCTTCTATCCTTCGACGACCATGACGCCCATGCCCACGGGAACGCCCTTCGGCATCGAGGGCTACAAGACCATCGCCTTCGAGATCTTCGTGCAGCTCGGCGGCCGGATCCCCGATCGGATGTTCTGCCCCATCGCCGCGGGCGACGCGCTGTTCGGTCCGTGGAAGGGATTCAACGAGCTGCGCGCGCTGGACCTCGTCGATCGGCATCCGGTCATGCATGGTGTGCAGCCGGCGGGATGCAATCCTTACGTGCAGTCGTTCCAACAGGGACGCGGCGACGTGATCGTCCACCCCGATCCTAGTTCCATCGCGCTGTCTATCCGCGACGACACCGGGGGACCCCTGGCACTGGGGGCCATCTACGACTCCGGCGGTGACGCGACCGACGTGACCGAGGACGAGATCATCGAGGCGGTACGCCTGCTCGCGCGGAGCGGCTACCTGGTCGAGCCGTCATCGGCCGCGTCCGTCGCCGGGGCGATCAAGGCCGCCCGGACAGGTCGGCTCGCTTCGGATGAAACCGTCGTGTGCCTGGTCACCGGATCGGGCGCCAAGTGGCCGGAGGTCATGGCCGAGCTGGCAGACCAAGACGCGCCGGTCGAGCCCGCCTGGGAAGAGATCGTAGCGCGGGCCGGCCTCGCCGGCGGTGCAGCCTGA
- a CDS encoding dihydrodipicolinate synthase family protein, which produces MSTRLLPRGLWPVMLNAFHEDGTIDWHGVDALTDWYIERGSAGLFACCGSSEMFHLDDVERLAVAQRVVSRAAGEVPVVATGTFGGPIEHQARFVRHLADMGVDAVVVIVCLMAERSEGEEVLKQNMERLLELTDPVPLGLYECPTPYHRKLSPGLFGHLGATGRFLYHKDTVCDIDLLHRKIDAVRDTPLGVYNAHFETGLAGLRYGAAGISPVAGNVFPELFAWLCTEYDEQPETAEEVQRMMTSLAPVVNNKYLVTCKRYLQRIGLPITTRCRSTDARLTAFDEGLIDGLQTSVERFGEALGISRTVPA; this is translated from the coding sequence ATGTCAACCCGACTGCTGCCCCGCGGACTCTGGCCGGTGATGCTCAACGCCTTTCACGAGGACGGGACCATCGACTGGCACGGCGTGGACGCCCTGACCGACTGGTACATCGAGAGAGGATCGGCGGGCCTCTTTGCCTGCTGCGGCTCCAGCGAGATGTTTCACCTTGATGACGTGGAGCGCCTGGCCGTAGCGCAACGCGTCGTAAGCCGGGCTGCCGGCGAGGTACCCGTAGTCGCCACCGGCACTTTCGGCGGTCCCATTGAGCACCAGGCCAGGTTTGTCAGGCATTTGGCTGATATGGGCGTGGACGCGGTGGTCGTCATCGTTTGCCTGATGGCCGAAAGGAGCGAGGGAGAGGAAGTGCTGAAGCAGAACATGGAACGACTGCTCGAGTTGACCGATCCCGTTCCCCTGGGGCTCTACGAATGCCCTACGCCCTATCACCGGAAACTGTCGCCCGGACTGTTCGGGCATCTCGGCGCTACCGGAAGGTTCCTATACCACAAGGATACGGTCTGCGACATCGATCTGCTCCACCGGAAGATCGACGCCGTGCGCGACACCCCGCTGGGGGTCTACAACGCCCACTTCGAAACGGGACTCGCGGGGCTTCGCTACGGGGCCGCCGGGATTTCTCCCGTTGCCGGCAATGTATTCCCCGAGCTGTTTGCCTGGTTGTGTACCGAGTATGACGAACAGCCGGAAACTGCGGAGGAGGTGCAGCGGATGATGACGTCCCTGGCGCCGGTCGTTAACAACAAGTACCTCGTCACCTGCAAACGGTACCTGCAGCGTATCGGACTGCCCATCACGACGCGTTGCCGTTCAACGGACGCCAGGCTGACTGCCTTCGACGAGGGGCTGATCGATGGATTGCAGACTTCGGTCGAGCGATTCGGCGAAGCCCTGGGCATCAGCCGGACGGTACCGGCCTGA
- a CDS encoding glycerophosphodiester phosphodiesterase family protein, with protein sequence MVANVAHRGASGNNPENTLRAFEMALEIGVDEIELDLRSTRDGHLVVMHDATVDRTTDGTGAIGDLTLAEIRALDAGRVFGDRFRGERVPTWEEALDLVQGKVRLNVHLKEGGNPDGEFERKVAKALCAFRMIDHSILACNDESVAIFAEVDPRIACRIFPNNRSSEEYIRSSSEMGLRTTQPGRDMTTPEFVKKAHESGLGVHVFYADTHEDMRTYIGMGVDGILTNYPERMNAVIAETV encoded by the coding sequence GTGGTTGCCAATGTCGCCCATCGCGGCGCGTCGGGAAACAACCCAGAAAACACGTTACGCGCGTTTGAGATGGCGCTGGAAATCGGCGTGGATGAGATTGAGCTCGATCTCCGTTCTACCAGGGACGGGCATCTCGTCGTCATGCACGATGCCACCGTGGACCGAACGACCGACGGTACGGGCGCGATTGGCGATCTCACGCTGGCCGAGATCCGGGCGCTCGACGCCGGAAGGGTGTTTGGCGATCGGTTTCGGGGCGAACGCGTTCCGACCTGGGAGGAAGCGCTGGACCTCGTTCAGGGTAAAGTGAGGCTCAATGTACACCTGAAAGAGGGTGGAAACCCGGATGGCGAATTTGAACGCAAGGTAGCGAAAGCGCTGTGCGCGTTCCGAATGATCGACCATTCCATTCTGGCATGCAATGATGAGAGCGTGGCGATATTCGCCGAGGTCGACCCGCGAATAGCTTGCCGGATCTTTCCGAACAACCGCTCCTCCGAGGAATACATTCGGTCATCATCGGAGATGGGGCTTAGGACGACGCAGCCTGGAAGGGACATGACCACGCCAGAATTCGTTAAGAAGGCGCACGAGTCAGGACTGGGTGTACATGTATTCTACGCGGATACCCACGAAGACATGCGGACATATATCGGAATGGGCGTGGACGGAATCCTGACCAACTATCCGGAACGGATGAACGCGGTGATCGCGGAAACCGTGTAA
- a CDS encoding phosphoribosylaminoimidazolecarboxamide formyltransferase produces MDISLKYGLNPHQHPARVTLPPESPLRVLNGTPGYVNIIDAMGAWQLARELKQATGLAGAASFKHASPAGAAITAELGETYLASQFLTAKAYSPGAAAYIRARGGDRMCSFGDAAAVSEVVDRSLANVLRREVSDLIIAPGYEPDALEVLRAKKGGGYLVLEIDADFEPPAVEQRTLFGLELEQPRNDAAITRQTFSNLVTDNRDLPESALDTLIVATIALKYTQSNSVCVAYDGQVIGMGAGQQSRIHCTRLACDKADKWFLQQHPRTLDLPFREGLKRTEKTNLVDQYLLWEHLSGTEEARMLGDLNERPVPISPEERRDYVSRFEGICLSSDAFIPFRDNIDRAGRSNVRYVAQTGGSAADQGVTEAADEYGMVMAHTGLRLFVH; encoded by the coding sequence ATGGACATATCACTTAAATACGGACTCAATCCCCATCAACATCCTGCCAGGGTGACCTTGCCGCCCGAATCACCGCTGCGCGTGCTCAACGGAACGCCGGGCTACGTCAATATCATCGACGCCATGGGCGCATGGCAACTGGCACGGGAACTGAAACAGGCTACCGGGTTAGCCGGAGCGGCGTCCTTCAAGCACGCCAGTCCTGCCGGGGCGGCGATCACCGCTGAACTCGGTGAAACGTACCTGGCCTCGCAGTTCCTGACAGCGAAGGCGTATTCGCCCGGTGCAGCCGCTTACATCCGTGCCCGTGGTGGCGACCGCATGTGCTCCTTCGGGGACGCGGCGGCCGTGAGCGAGGTGGTGGACCGGTCCCTGGCCAACGTGCTCAGACGGGAAGTGTCGGACCTGATCATCGCGCCTGGATACGAACCGGACGCGCTGGAAGTCCTCCGTGCAAAGAAAGGCGGCGGATACCTCGTCCTGGAAATCGATGCGGACTTCGAACCACCCGCGGTCGAGCAAAGAACGCTGTTCGGCCTTGAGTTGGAACAACCCCGCAACGACGCGGCCATCACGCGGCAGACCTTTTCCAACCTCGTCACGGATAACCGGGACCTGCCGGAATCCGCACTCGACACCCTCATCGTGGCGACGATCGCCCTCAAGTATACCCAGTCCAACTCCGTTTGCGTGGCCTACGACGGCCAGGTGATCGGCATGGGCGCGGGCCAGCAGTCGCGCATCCACTGCACCCGGCTGGCCTGCGACAAGGCCGACAAGTGGTTCCTGCAACAGCATCCCCGGACGCTGGACCTCCCGTTCCGCGAAGGGCTCAAACGCACCGAGAAGACGAATCTCGTCGACCAGTATCTCCTGTGGGAGCATCTTTCCGGCACGGAAGAGGCTCGCATGCTGGGTGATCTCAATGAACGCCCCGTGCCGATCTCGCCGGAAGAACGGCGGGATTATGTTTCCCGATTCGAGGGGATCTGCCTCTCATCCGACGCCTTCATCCCCTTCCGCGACAACATCGACCGGGCGGGACGAAGCAACGTGCGGTACGTGGCCCAGACGGGTGGCTCTGCGGCAGACCAGGGCGTGACGGAAGCGGCCGACGAATACGGCATGGTCATGGCCCACACAGGCCTGCGACTGTTTGTGCACTAG
- a CDS encoding APC family permease, with translation MPSASSRGGLLRVLGLITGLAITFGGIVSLGILRAPGEVAAQLPDPWWYMATWIAAGVFVLFSTASAAELATALPRAGAYYVYAHRSLGPFVGFVSGWTDWLNWCGATAMTIVVINEYLHLLTTAIPRYSLPLCLAIAVSFALIQWRGVKWGTSVHNAASMIKAVVFAVLIVACFVLAGGGDAETETAALPSMPVGWALVMAFIVALRGVLYAYDGWVFTAYFSEEMADPGRTIPRSMFVGVGIVIAVYLLINIALLRMLPMSEIVGAELAVGRAVEALLGPLAETVITAFLTGFLIVGINLGYMFAARVIYAMSTDGLFFKQCRRVNRGGTPTAALVASLAATIVFLLFSGSFVRLVEALAFFTVVNYAILFLSVFLLRRKEPDLPRPYRAWGYPWTTALTLAGAVAFLAGNIVGGTAVSLTALFVVVLSYPLYVLFRRINA, from the coding sequence ATGCCTTCCGCGTCTTCCCGCGGCGGTCTGTTGCGCGTGCTCGGCCTGATCACGGGACTGGCCATCACCTTCGGGGGCATCGTCAGTCTCGGCATCCTGCGTGCGCCGGGTGAAGTGGCAGCCCAGTTGCCCGATCCCTGGTGGTACATGGCCACCTGGATCGCGGCGGGCGTGTTCGTGCTGTTCAGCACGGCTTCCGCCGCCGAACTGGCTACCGCATTGCCGCGGGCCGGGGCCTACTACGTCTACGCGCACCGGTCCCTCGGCCCTTTCGTCGGGTTCGTCAGCGGGTGGACCGACTGGCTGAACTGGTGCGGCGCGACGGCCATGACCATCGTCGTCATCAACGAATACCTCCATCTCCTGACGACCGCCATTCCACGATACAGTCTGCCGCTTTGCCTGGCCATCGCGGTCTCCTTCGCCCTGATCCAGTGGCGGGGCGTGAAGTGGGGAACCAGCGTTCACAATGCCGCGAGCATGATCAAGGCCGTTGTTTTCGCGGTGCTCATCGTCGCGTGTTTCGTACTGGCGGGCGGCGGAGATGCGGAGACCGAAACGGCCGCCCTGCCGTCCATGCCGGTGGGATGGGCCCTCGTCATGGCCTTCATCGTGGCGCTGAGAGGAGTGCTCTACGCCTACGACGGCTGGGTGTTTACTGCTTATTTTTCTGAAGAAATGGCGGATCCGGGCCGTACGATTCCACGGTCGATGTTCGTGGGCGTCGGGATCGTCATCGCGGTCTACCTGCTCATCAACATCGCCTTGCTGCGCATGCTGCCCATGTCGGAGATCGTCGGCGCGGAGCTGGCCGTGGGCCGGGCTGTCGAGGCACTGTTAGGACCGCTTGCGGAGACGGTCATCACGGCGTTCCTGACCGGATTTCTGATCGTGGGGATCAACCTGGGGTACATGTTCGCCGCCCGCGTGATCTACGCCATGAGCACCGACGGACTGTTCTTCAAGCAGTGCCGGCGGGTAAACCGGGGCGGCACGCCCACGGCGGCGCTCGTTGCCAGCCTGGCGGCCACGATCGTCTTCCTGTTGTTCAGCGGAAGCTTCGTACGCCTGGTGGAGGCCCTGGCGTTTTTCACCGTGGTCAACTACGCCATCCTTTTCCTTTCCGTCTTTCTCCTGAGACGAAAGGAACCCGATCTACCTCGTCCCTACCGGGCCTGGGGATACCCGTGGACGACGGCGCTGACGCTCGCCGGCGCCGTAGCCTTCCTTGCCGGTAACATCGTGGGTGGTACGGCCGTCAGCCTGACGGCTTTATTCGTGGTCGTCCTAAGCTATCCGTTGTACGTGCTGTTTCGCCGGATCAATGCGTAG
- the pdxA gene encoding 4-hydroxythreonine-4-phosphate dehydrogenase PdxA has product MDERPVIGITLGDPNGVGPEIIVKILSQEWIYELCRPLVIGHDEVIHRALPLVRTGGSDDDEAQGGRTVPCLDIHSIEHPEAGLFRHGAIDVMNAQEAEVVIDSLVPGRVQSEAGLLAAESVKRAARMAMDGDIAALVTAPINKEAMGHAGYAYAGHTELLAEITETTRFRLALAFDGILVSHATTHVSLRDAIDRLSEDEILITLDLVGNALAGMGVAAPRIAVCGLNPHAGEGGLFGDEEIRIIAPAIEKACEKAGVRGWRITGPLPPDTVFMRARKGDFDGIIGMYHDQGHIPVKAIAFDRTVNVTLGLPIIRTSVDHGTAFDIAGKGIADEGNLGEALRMAVSLVGEQWSIGDGKGAQATS; this is encoded by the coding sequence ATGGATGAACGTCCGGTCATCGGCATTACCCTGGGCGATCCGAACGGCGTGGGGCCGGAGATCATCGTGAAGATCCTGTCGCAGGAATGGATCTACGAACTGTGCCGGCCGCTGGTCATCGGGCATGACGAAGTCATCCACCGGGCGCTGCCGCTGGTCCGAACCGGCGGTTCCGATGATGACGAAGCCCAGGGCGGCCGGACCGTCCCATGCCTCGATATCCATTCGATCGAACATCCCGAGGCCGGCCTGTTCCGTCACGGCGCGATTGATGTCATGAATGCGCAGGAAGCGGAAGTGGTAATCGATAGCCTGGTGCCAGGTCGTGTGCAGTCCGAAGCCGGTCTGCTTGCTGCGGAATCTGTCAAGCGGGCCGCCCGAATGGCGATGGACGGAGACATTGCCGCCTTGGTCACCGCGCCGATCAACAAGGAAGCCATGGGCCATGCCGGATACGCCTACGCCGGCCACACCGAACTGCTGGCCGAAATCACGGAAACGACGCGATTCCGGCTCGCGCTGGCCTTCGACGGGATCCTGGTCTCCCACGCGACGACCCACGTCTCCCTGAGAGACGCCATAGACCGCCTGTCCGAAGATGAAATTCTCATCACCCTGGACCTGGTCGGCAACGCGCTCGCCGGCATGGGCGTAGCGGCGCCCCGTATCGCCGTATGCGGACTGAATCCCCACGCGGGCGAGGGCGGTCTCTTCGGGGACGAGGAGATCCGCATCATCGCGCCCGCCATCGAAAAAGCGTGTGAGAAAGCCGGCGTCCGGGGTTGGCGGATCACGGGTCCCCTGCCGCCGGACACCGTGTTCATGCGGGCCCGGAAGGGCGACTTCGACGGGATCATCGGCATGTATCACGACCAGGGACACATCCCGGTCAAGGCGATCGCCTTCGACCGGACCGTGAACGTGACCCTCGGCCTGCCGATCATCCGAACCTCCGTGGATCACGGCACGGCCTTCGATATCGCCGGCAAGGGCATTGCCGACGAGGGCAACCTGGGCGAGGCGCTTCGGATGGCCGTGTCGCTTGTCGGCGAACAGTGGTCCATTGGAGATGGAAAAGGAGCACAGGCCACGTCATGA
- a CDS encoding arylsulfatase, which yields MSDKRPNVILVITDDQGYGDLGCTGHPWLKTPRIDAFHDDAVRLTDFHVSPLCTPTRGALMTGRRPVRNGAWATCWGRSILCKSETTMADVFGAAGYRTAMFGKWHLGDNYPYRPQDRGFQHVVAHKGGGVGQSPDFWGNNYFDDTYFHNGAPVEHAGYCTDVWFDEAIQFIEGCAAGQSGGGEAGGGEAGSDAPFFVYLSTNAPHSPYLVSEEYARPYRGNPDVPEPEFCGMIANIDENFGRLRRTLAERDLEENTILVFMTDNGSSGGSELDENQHVMRGYNAGMRGKKGSYYDGGHRVPFFLRWPGGGLGGGRGGGRDVDEMSLHIDVLPTFIDLCGLDAPDVDFDGQSIAPLLHGGQERLPGDRVHFLQYRQDTVPPEKWTNAVMTRRWRLVRGKELYDIEADPGQRQDVAADHPGEVKRLRGAHDAWWDEISPGLETYCPITLGDPAENPARLCAMDVLGDVAWHQTHITQAKESTGTWAVEIARPGRYRFSLRRWPAERDLAIDGIIPPDEARTLIYAPEDARSEAIRPVEARLSLFDEERSEPLESGDKTAEFTLAVCSTGTTLLHASFIDEEGDIQGAYYVDIERLNEAV from the coding sequence ATGAGCGACAAAAGACCCAACGTCATCCTGGTCATTACGGACGACCAGGGCTACGGCGACCTGGGATGCACCGGGCATCCGTGGTTGAAGACACCCCGTATCGACGCCTTTCACGATGACGCGGTCCGCCTGACCGACTTCCACGTGTCGCCCCTCTGCACACCGACGCGCGGCGCCCTGATGACCGGCCGGCGGCCCGTGCGCAACGGCGCCTGGGCGACCTGCTGGGGCCGTTCCATCCTGTGTAAGTCGGAGACGACCATGGCGGACGTCTTTGGCGCGGCCGGCTACCGCACCGCCATGTTCGGCAAATGGCACCTGGGGGACAACTACCCCTACCGGCCCCAGGACCGCGGATTCCAGCACGTTGTAGCCCACAAGGGCGGTGGTGTGGGACAGTCCCCCGATTTCTGGGGAAACAACTACTTCGACGATACCTATTTCCACAACGGCGCGCCCGTGGAGCACGCGGGATACTGCACGGACGTGTGGTTCGACGAGGCGATCCAATTCATCGAAGGGTGCGCGGCCGGTCAGTCCGGGGGTGGTGAGGCCGGGGGCGGTGAAGCCGGATCAGACGCGCCGTTCTTCGTCTATCTCTCCACAAACGCCCCGCACTCCCCTTATCTCGTGTCCGAAGAATACGCCCGGCCCTACCGCGGCAACCCGGATGTGCCGGAACCTGAATTCTGCGGCATGATTGCGAATATCGATGAGAACTTCGGGCGCCTGAGAAGGACGCTCGCCGAACGGGACCTGGAGGAAAACACCATCCTGGTCTTCATGACCGACAACGGGAGTTCCGGTGGAAGCGAACTCGATGAGAACCAACACGTGATGCGGGGATACAACGCGGGGATGCGGGGAAAGAAGGGGTCCTACTATGACGGCGGTCACCGCGTGCCCTTCTTCCTCCGCTGGCCCGGCGGCGGTCTTGGGGGCGGCCGTGGAGGCGGACGGGACGTCGACGAAATGAGTCTACATATCGACGTGCTGCCGACTTTCATCGACCTTTGCGGTCTCGACGCCCCTGACGTAGACTTCGATGGACAAAGCATTGCACCGCTGCTGCATGGCGGCCAGGAGCGTCTGCCCGGTGACCGGGTCCATTTCCTTCAGTATCGCCAGGATACCGTGCCGCCGGAGAAATGGACCAATGCCGTGATGACGCGCCGCTGGCGGCTGGTGCGGGGCAAAGAACTGTACGACATCGAGGCCGATCCGGGACAGCGCCAGGACGTGGCCGCCGACCATCCGGGCGAGGTGAAACGGCTGCGCGGCGCCCATGACGCCTGGTGGGACGAGATTTCACCCGGACTCGAAACATACTGTCCCATCACACTCGGCGATCCGGCCGAGAATCCCGCGCGCCTCTGCGCCATGGACGTGCTGGGGGACGTGGCCTGGCACCAGACCCACATCACCCAGGCCAAGGAAAGCACCGGTACCTGGGCCGTCGAAATTGCGCGGCCCGGCCGTTACAGGTTCTCCCTGCGCCGCTGGCCCGCCGAACGTGACCTGGCCATCGACGGAATCATCCCGCCCGACGAGGCAAGGACCCTCATCTACGCCCCGGAGGATGCCCGCTCCGAGGCGATCCGGCCGGTCGAAGCCCGCCTGTCGCTCTTCGACGAGGAACGGAGCGAACCCCTGGAGTCCGGCGATAAGACCGCCGAGTTCACCCTCGCGGTCTGCAGCACGGGAACAACGCTCCTGCATGCTTCTTTCATCGATGAGGAAGGCGATATACAGGGGGCATACTACGTGGACATCGAGCGGCTGAACGAGGCGGTATGA
- a CDS encoding four-carbon acid sugar kinase family protein, with the protein MTTPMYILADDLAGAHDVAVPFAKRGFAVAVPSGPDRLDRFDAADLVVLNTDTRSCSEAEAADRVGAACEAIRARSGSLIYKKIDSTLRGHAGFEIDLVCDLMDFSLVVCAPAYPEMGRTTVAGYQLLHGIPLQGRDMAGPDIPPRHAFIPDLLNHGTGRATAHIDLKTVRGGAAAIRGALDDIKAAPGTTVVVDMADPMRWDGLLDAVFEDREASVAASTLLCGSGGMARALAERLALTWKPQDPSSRTLWPSSSKPRVAAHAPPLQVGPVLVFACSLHDTTVRQVEEAKGRKSIAICPFDPLSIVDERKRVGEVDILTTCVVEAMAAGRNAIVTPERPDRPQLQAWLERLTEKAGGRDPASVVIKHLGIVARRLFAAVDPGGIVLTGGETAGSVFQELHADGAWIREEIDTGIGRAVVAGGPYDGMGLVIKPGSFGDGHTLVKSVERLSPRAVGTTAGDTGTGDTEIGDTGTGDTEVGDTLVGTTGPVRKRAPGKT; encoded by the coding sequence ATGACTACGCCCATGTATATCCTCGCCGACGACCTCGCCGGCGCTCACGACGTGGCGGTCCCCTTCGCGAAACGGGGCTTCGCCGTGGCCGTGCCTAGCGGTCCGGACCGGCTGGATCGATTCGATGCGGCAGACCTGGTCGTGCTGAACACGGACACCCGATCCTGCAGCGAGGCGGAAGCCGCCGATCGCGTGGGGGCGGCCTGCGAGGCGATACGGGCCCGGTCGGGTTCGTTGATTTACAAGAAGATCGACTCGACGCTCAGGGGACATGCAGGCTTCGAAATCGACCTCGTCTGCGACCTGATGGACTTCAGCCTGGTGGTATGCGCACCGGCCTACCCTGAAATGGGACGGACGACGGTGGCCGGCTATCAACTGCTTCATGGCATCCCATTACAGGGCCGGGACATGGCGGGCCCTGACATCCCGCCGCGACATGCATTCATCCCGGATCTCCTGAACCATGGTACCGGCAGGGCGACGGCCCACATCGATTTGAAAACCGTACGTGGCGGTGCGGCAGCAATCAGAGGGGCGCTTGACGATATCAAGGCTGCGCCGGGAACTACAGTGGTGGTGGATATGGCGGACCCAATGAGATGGGATGGGCTGCTGGACGCGGTTTTCGAGGATCGCGAAGCGTCCGTGGCGGCTTCTACGCTGCTCTGCGGTTCCGGCGGCATGGCCCGCGCCCTCGCGGAACGGTTGGCGCTTACGTGGAAGCCTCAGGACCCCTCTTCCCGGACACTGTGGCCATCATCCAGCAAGCCGCGAGTCGCCGCACACGCGCCGCCACTGCAGGTCGGTCCCGTGCTCGTCTTCGCCTGCAGTCTGCACGACACGACCGTCCGCCAGGTCGAGGAAGCCAAGGGACGAAAATCGATCGCCATCTGCCCCTTCGATCCGCTGTCAATCGTGGATGAGCGGAAACGGGTGGGCGAGGTGGATATACTGACCACATGCGTCGTGGAGGCCATGGCAGCTGGGCGGAACGCGATTGTGACACCGGAACGGCCCGATCGGCCTCAGCTACAGGCGTGGCTTGAACGCCTGACGGAGAAGGCGGGCGGACGCGATCCCGCTTCGGTGGTCATCAAGCATCTGGGCATTGTCGCCCGCCGTCTGTTCGCGGCAGTGGACCCGGGCGGCATCGTACTCACGGGCGGGGAGACCGCCGGAAGCGTCTTTCAGGAATTGCATGCCGATGGCGCATGGATACGCGAGGAAATCGACACTGGAATTGGCCGGGCTGTTGTTGCGGGCGGCCCCTATGACGGCATGGGGTTGGTCATCAAGCCCGGATCCTTCGGCGACGGTCATACGCTGGTGAAGTCCGTGGAACGCCTTTCCCCGCGCGCTGTCGGCACCACGGCCGGGGACACCGGGACCGGGGATACCGAGATCGGGGACACCGGGACCGGGGACACCGAGGTCGGGGACACCCTGGTTGGCACCACCGGACCAGTTCGCAAACGTGCGCCTGGCAAAACGTAA